The genomic DNA TAGCCTAATGCTACCTCCCAACCTCAGGCTGCTAGCCGAGTGCTACCTCCCAACCTCAGGCTGCTAGCCGAGTGCTACCTCCCAACCACAGGCAGCTAGCAGAGTGCTACCTCCCAACCACATGCTGTTAGCCTAGAGCTAACTCCCAACCACAGGCAGCTAGCCTAGTGCTACCTCCCAACCACAGGCTGCTAGCATAGTGCTATCTCCCAACCACATTCTGCTAGCCTAATACTACCTCCCAACCTCAGGCTGCTAGCCGAGTGCTACCTCCCAACCACATGCTGCTAGCCTAGTGCTGCTTCCCAACCACATGCTGCTAGCCTAGTGCTAGAGCCAACTCCCAACCACAGGCAGCTAGCCTAGTGATATCTCCCAACCACAGGCTGCTAGCCGAGTGCTACCTCCCAACCACATTCTGCTAGCCAAATGCTATCTCCCAACCACAAGCTGCTAGCCAAATGCTAACTCCCAACCACAGACTAATTGCATGAAGTATAGTGGGATCTGATTCTGGTCTATGGGACCCGTCATTCCTATGAAactgttgtgaagctttcaatcttaaagttttttttactttgatttttgTTTCGATCATCCACCATGCTGATAGGTAATGATAATACATTTAACTAAAAACTGAACCACCAAATGCCTGGTTATGGATGGTGGATTGAAATTAGTTATTGTTACCATATGCATAatacatttggatttgagatcaaagatgaatatgagacaaaagtacagacaagcagattttatttcatggtatgtacatgcatatatatttttccatttcatagaaacagctgttttgttttgattcccACCATTTTCAGTGCAAAGTTAACAGGTGTTAACTGTTGCTCAGGTGGTCCCTTTTGCATGGATTGTTCACATAAAAGACCAGTGATTGTCTAgtcttgctttttatttttatatgtggaGATTGCATTTGGGGTCTGAAAGCATCTACCGCCATGAAGACCAGAGGACCAGTTGAAATACAACTGAGAGGACAGGCAAGTTAATTTAGAAGGATAGCACAAAACTGGGTATCAAGTACAGCAGTTTGGAActtcttgaaaaaaaaacccactgtcAACTGAAGTTGATCACGGATGAATCGGTGAAGAACTATGAGGAACAACCCTAGCTATGAAGAACAACCCTAAAAATAAtgatcagtgacatcaccagcagtcTCCAGAGGGCAGGGTGAAAATATAGCAAGCCCCTGCGCACAGAAGTCTTTGAGAGCAGAATTATAGAGGCTAtgctgcaagatgcaaacctcaTCAGCTGCCTGAATAGACACTAGAATTGACCAAAGAATACAGACGAGCCAGAAGGCTCCTGGAACTGAagttttatggacagatgagaccaaaataaacaTTGACCAAAACAATGGTCAATTGGAACAGCTCACTCACTGATCCAAAGTGCACAGTCTCTCCCACCCAGTACATATTTCCCAAACCTCATTGGTCGGTGCTTCatcctgcagcaagacaatgaccccacaCGCACCAAAACATTCATGGGGAAAAGTAGAACGTTTTGGATTGACCACATCAGTCACCTGATATAaatctggggcggcctgtagcgtagtggttaaggtaaatgactgggacacggttGGTGGTTCtcatccacaataagatctgcacagccgttgggcccttgagcaaggcccttaaccctgcattgctccaggggaggattgtcctcctgcttagtctaatcaactgaacgtcactctggataagagtgtctgccaaatgccattaatgtaatgtaatgtaaatataatcaAGCTTCCATTTAtcttgctgaagaggagactgaagacaGAAACCTCCCAGAATTATGATCAACTCAAAACGGCTGCAGTGAAGCCCTGGAACAGTTTTTCCAAAGCATCATAGTATTAATTTAAGGGCTATACAACCAAATATTAGActttattgctttgttttacttttaagtTCATTAGTTAACTTACTTTGCACAGCAGACAATGGGGGGACTCAACACAGAACAGCTGTTTCTTCAAAATGGAAAAGCATATACACATGTAAATACTGTGAAATAAAAGCAGATTGTCTGTACAtttgtctcatattcatcttttgatctgAAATACAAATGCCTTAAGTGCATAGCAAAAATTTAAAATTTCACTCTACTGTTGTCATAGTTTTGGAGGGCTCTGTATATGAATGACCCCTTCAGGCTATGCAGTGATTTAAGGAAGGTTACTCTATCCAAATTTCAAGCCTAGTTTTGCATGGTCTCATTTGACTGCATTGCAAAGCTCAACAAAGAAAGATGCAACTCATTTATCATTACCAATCAGCATGGTGGGAATAGTTCTGAAAAAGAGGTATCCTTTAAATAAGGGATGAGGGTACCTGctcactttttattttcaaacgttttcatttaaattggcCGATTTTACATGAAAAAGGATAAAATGCTTAAGACCGTTCCCAATAAAACTGCTAGACCTCTTTGACATAACTTCGTGAGGAACACCGCCAAAAaggatgtaaaatgtaaaatctttCAAAAGTAATATACCAAAGGTTCTTAACAAAATGGTGGAGTGGTCTTTAAAAGTTTATTATACAGATACTTTTGATTCTGTAATCAAAGCTCggatgttattttaaaatgctttaataaaataatattgcttCTCATCGTATGCATATATGCAGAAAAGGTCTGTAGTGTTTGGGTTGGACTCTAGTTGCTCTCTGAGGAGGTTGCTGGTGCAGTGGACGTGGACTTCCTCCTGGACAGAGAATGGGAACGGTCCGGGCTGTGGGAGTTGAGTTTATCAAAAGGCTGCACATGAAACTCCAGGAAGTCCATGTGCTGCTCGCTAATGATCTGGCTTATCAATCCGGGCAAGGCCCGAAGGCTGTCCAGCAGGGTCTCCAGCCTGGTCTCAAGGTGGGAGATCCTCTTCTCCATGTCTTCGCCCCTTTCGTTCAGATCCGAAATCAGGTCGTACATGGTATTTtgagtctgaaacaataggggAAAAACTGGTCAGAAACATTTCCTAGACTATTCTGTCATTTAGACTGCTTATGTTGGTATATAATTGTCTCAATTATATACCAATGAGGTGGTTGAGTGCATATCTGCAAATGATTTATCACATTCTGTTTCAGGGTGTCACAAATGCAAACTCTTTGCTgcgttttcaaataaattttaagcacATTTCCAAAGGAATCCATTCATACTTTTATACTGCCTAGATGTGagaatgcagacagacagaaggtAATGCTCTTCATATGTACAGCCAATGTAAACATAACTTCACTGTAAAAGCCTCTTTGGAGTTTTGTATTCTTGCTTCAGGCCACAAACCCACAAATGCACTTAGAAACCTCTGTAAATATCATCAAATGTCACCATAATGACTGCATAGACAAACTGCATCCTTTCTCTAAGGCTATTTACGTTGGGCACAAACCATGACCTCTACCAGAACCCCTAAGTGTGTTACAGAACTAAACTTGCAGTTGGATCCCTTTGGTAATTGGTCATTTGGACCACATCGTCACAGATTTTAATTCACTGTTTGCTTAGAACAAATCCCTGGAACCAAAATTGGGATTGTAATCCAAgggatatattacattattggcatttggcagatgctcttatccagaacgacgcaCAATGTGTTTTCTTGGTATCTGACCATGTTAAAGTCTGCAGAATGCCTGTATCATGGCACCTTCTCACCATTTTGGATTTGAAAGAAGTTCTCCCCTTTAGACTAGATGAATTTGTTAACTTCGTGCAGGTTTAAATAGCATACTTGTAGACAGTTGTGGATCAAGTCAGGTGGCTATTAACCAGTCATCTTGTTAATTTTCAATCTTGAAATGATGTCTTATGAGATATGAAATTTGCAGGGCACTGTCAGGTGTTTGCATATAAACAAGTGGCACACATGGATATTTGGACATGGATATTGAAGGAAAAAGACCCTACCTGATTGGTCATCTGAAAATTCCTTCTATTGAATAGTGGGATTTCACCACGGTTATAATGAGTAGAATTTGCTCTTGCATTCAAATGTATAACTGAACAAATATTAAGGATGTTGACTTTGCTTACCTTCGCAAGGTCCGCAAGCGAGTTTGCTTGATCATTCAGCTTGCGTTGCTCCATTTTTACGCTTCTTAATCTGAACaacaagaccattttaaaccaACATTTTACTGAAATATTGCTGAACAACAAAAACTGAGAAATAATTGAATTTCTCAAGGCACATCAATTGTAAGCAATTACAATTatattgcagttattgctgcatataaaattatttcataTAAGCAATAAACTCAATAAAATGTGATGCCAATAGCAAGCAAAACTTATTCATACTTacttgttaaaaaaacaaaattaatagGGGAAAAAATGGACAATAGTATATCGCCTA from Conger conger chromosome 12, fConCon1.1, whole genome shotgun sequence includes the following:
- the LOC133142319 gene encoding small conductance calcium-activated potassium channel protein 2-like yields the protein MVLLFRLRSVKMEQRKLNDQANSLADLAKTQNTMYDLISDLNERGEDMEKRISHLETRLETLLDSLRALPGLISQIISEQHMDFLEFHVQPFDKLNSHSPDRSHSLSRRKSTSTAPATSSESN